Proteins encoded by one window of Halobaculum halobium:
- a CDS encoding Cdc6/Cdc18 family protein: protein MGSSSIFEDDVEIIRNADLFTEEHTPAEILCRDDVMQDYVNALKPVYKGRPPRNAFLYGDTGVGKTAATKYLLQELDADIDSRNADAPGDERGFTYVRVNCQNLAPADGTASSYQVAIALVNELRDGETVSSTGYAAREVYEMLYDELDAIGGTVLIVLDEVDRVGESDTLLYDLPRARDIGYVENTRIGLIGISNDYTFRSNLSPKVRDTLCETEIKFPAYTAEELEEIIEARAERALHPDTYGKEVLSLCAALAVRNSSGSARRAMDLLKQAAEQAENEGHVPIEPDDVYAAKEELDYGDMVESVADQDQHKQLILSAVSRLDADGRTPVRTKAIHAAYRRLAQAAGDDPLSQRGMYNHLTRLDMLGFLHSYQNNEGLRGGQYNTYELSEALTVAQVRDAIDESELPLDGVSLDIERILRDAGLIDT from the coding sequence ATGGGGTCTAGTTCGATATTTGAAGACGACGTGGAGATAATCCGGAACGCGGATCTCTTCACAGAGGAGCACACGCCGGCGGAGATCCTCTGCCGTGACGACGTGATGCAGGACTACGTGAACGCCCTGAAACCCGTGTACAAGGGCAGACCGCCGAGAAACGCCTTCCTCTACGGCGACACCGGGGTCGGGAAGACCGCGGCGACCAAGTACCTGCTTCAGGAACTCGACGCCGACATCGACTCGCGCAACGCCGACGCCCCCGGCGACGAGCGGGGCTTCACCTACGTGCGCGTCAACTGTCAGAATCTCGCACCCGCCGACGGAACCGCATCCTCGTATCAAGTCGCCATCGCGCTGGTGAACGAGCTGCGCGACGGCGAGACGGTCTCGTCGACGGGGTACGCCGCGCGTGAGGTGTACGAGATGCTGTACGACGAACTCGACGCCATCGGCGGCACCGTCCTCATCGTACTCGACGAAGTTGACCGCGTCGGCGAATCCGACACGCTACTGTACGACCTCCCGCGTGCGCGCGACATCGGCTACGTGGAGAACACGCGCATCGGTCTCATCGGGATCTCGAACGACTACACGTTCCGCTCGAACCTCTCGCCGAAGGTCCGAGACACGCTGTGTGAAACGGAGATCAAGTTCCCCGCCTACACGGCCGAGGAACTGGAGGAGATCATCGAGGCCCGCGCCGAACGCGCACTTCACCCGGACACGTACGGCAAAGAGGTGCTCTCGTTGTGTGCCGCACTCGCGGTTCGCAATTCCTCGGGCAGCGCTCGCCGCGCGATGGACCTGCTCAAGCAGGCGGCCGAACAGGCCGAGAACGAGGGACACGTTCCCATCGAACCGGACGACGTCTATGCGGCGAAAGAGGAACTCGACTACGGGGACATGGTCGAGTCGGTCGCCGACCAGGACCAACACAAGCAGCTCATTCTCTCTGCGGTCTCGCGCCTCGACGCCGACGGTCGAACGCCCGTGCGCACGAAGGCGATCCACGCCGCCTACCGCCGGCTTGCACAGGCCGCCGGCGACGACCCCCTGAGTCAGCGGGGGATGTACAACCACCTCACCCGACTCGACATGCTGGGATTTCTCCACTCCTATCAGAACAACGAGGGCCTCCGCGGCGGTCAGTACAACACGTATGAACTGTCCGAGGCGCTCACCGTTGCGCAGGTGCGCGACGCCATCGACGAGTCCGAACTCCCCCTCGACGGGGTCTCGCTCGACATCGAACGCATCCTCCGCGACGCCGGCTTGATCGATACCTGA
- a CDS encoding MBL fold metallo-hydrolase, with protein sequence MSTDSPANSPGTVQLVRHATLLITLDETTLLVDPMLGEAGADPPVENTPNQRRNPTVDLPPVDLDHDAVLVTHRHNDHFDDAARDRLDTDVPLIGHPEQIEAFESEGFTDARPLDGEVAVGDLRVAPTPARHGHGDLATAMAPVTGALVRGSARDRSVYLTGDTVWYDGVAETLATAQPNAVVVNAGGARFREGKPITMDADDVRRVREATPDDSTVAAAHMDAINHCLVTRDDLRDAVDGVAIPADGEVIPVE encoded by the coding sequence ATGTCGACAGATTCGCCCGCGAACTCACCCGGAACCGTCCAGCTCGTTCGTCACGCGACGCTTCTGATCACACTCGACGAAACCACTCTCCTCGTGGATCCGATGCTTGGGGAGGCGGGGGCCGACCCGCCTGTGGAGAACACTCCCAACCAGCGACGGAATCCGACGGTCGATCTCCCGCCCGTCGACCTCGACCACGACGCGGTGCTCGTGACCCATCGCCACAACGACCACTTCGACGACGCCGCGCGCGACCGACTCGACACGGACGTCCCGCTGATCGGACATCCCGAGCAGATCGAGGCGTTCGAGTCAGAGGGGTTCACCGACGCTCGTCCGCTCGATGGGGAAGTCGCCGTCGGCGACCTCCGAGTGGCTCCGACCCCCGCCCGGCACGGACACGGCGACCTCGCGACGGCGATGGCGCCCGTGACCGGCGCCCTGGTACGCGGTTCTGCTCGTGATCGCTCCGTCTACCTGACCGGCGACACCGTCTGGTACGACGGGGTCGCGGAGACGCTGGCGACGGCACAGCCGAACGCGGTGGTCGTGAACGCCGGCGGCGCGCGATTTCGCGAAGGCAAACCGATCACGATGGACGCGGATGACGTGCGGCGGGTGCGGGAGGCCACCCCCGACGACAGCACGGTCGCGGCCGCGCACATGGACGCGATCAACCACTGCCTCGTGACGAGAGACGACCTTCGCGACGCGGTCGACGGCGTCGCGATCCCTGCCGACGGCGAGGTGATCCCCGTCGAGTGA
- a CDS encoding N-acyl homoserine lactonase family protein codes for MPEVTLVDRGRVRADQAYVIDGASMASAAEPEPEHTRVEFVVWNAVIEAGGRTYLWDTGVPTDAAEYWPDPLYGAFEAHDAGEHSLDGDLADAGYDIEDIDAVVMSHLHLDHAGELDAFAGTGTPVYVHRDELPFAFYSAHTDEGSIAYLAADFDGDLNWRVVHRHRHTLGDGFELLHLPGHTPGLLGAQIETPQGTLLVAGDECYVDANYAEGAPLGPGLLWSERDWRESLETLRELERRTDADVLYGHDLDRFELLAARY; via the coding sequence ATGCCGGAGGTTACTCTTGTCGACCGCGGTCGGGTCCGAGCGGATCAGGCGTACGTTATCGACGGCGCGTCGATGGCCAGCGCAGCGGAACCGGAACCGGAGCACACCCGCGTCGAGTTCGTCGTCTGGAACGCCGTCATCGAGGCCGGCGGTCGGACGTACCTGTGGGACACCGGCGTGCCGACTGACGCCGCGGAGTACTGGCCCGATCCGCTGTACGGCGCGTTCGAGGCGCACGACGCGGGCGAGCATTCCCTGGACGGCGATCTCGCGGACGCGGGGTACGACATCGAGGACATCGACGCGGTGGTGATGAGTCACCTCCACCTCGATCACGCGGGCGAGCTCGACGCCTTCGCCGGCACCGGCACGCCGGTGTACGTCCACCGGGACGAGCTGCCGTTCGCCTTCTACTCGGCCCACACCGACGAAGGGTCGATCGCGTACCTCGCCGCGGACTTCGACGGCGACCTGAACTGGCGCGTGGTTCACCGCCATCGACACACCCTCGGGGACGGATTCGAACTGCTCCACCTCCCCGGTCACACCCCCGGCCTGCTCGGGGCACAGATCGAGACGCCCCAGGGGACCCTCCTCGTCGCCGGCGACGAGTGTTACGTCGACGCCAACTACGCGGAGGGCGCGCCGCTCGGGCCGGGGCTGCTGTGGAGCGAACGGGACTGGCGTGAGAGCCTCGAGACGCTCAGAGAACTGGAGCGGCGGACCGACGCGGACGTCCTATACGGTCACGACCTCGACAGGTTCGAGCTGCTCGCCGCGCGCTACTGA
- a CDS encoding winged helix-turn-helix domain-containing protein has product MSDDAPLGDAPDPDSKSGVTGEEEPVAVGRENRQPPEDSFAVVGNETRLSILRVLHERASIGDRSEYSVPFTELREAVGEPDSGKFSYHLNQLLGEFVEKRPEGYAIRYPGKELVRTVESGAVEAASPAVSEPTDASCYLCGAPIAVAYTNGYVSAQCTSCSGALGFDYMPEGALSSIPAPPAAVGTDVDAAPEELLNRLHGRFCHRARMFGDGGCPRCGGRVDATLRACSSHDDSDGHCDECGTALPATVHVSCEVCSEGGIVPPAAMVSHRTPFREALAAAGVDRLGYDAFAVTAGWPLHVVDGDEPVVEYDLPSGPVRILVDGDTTIRPVE; this is encoded by the coding sequence ATGTCGGACGACGCTCCCCTCGGTGACGCCCCCGACCCCGATTCGAAGTCAGGCGTCACTGGCGAGGAGGAGCCAGTCGCAGTCGGTCGAGAGAACCGACAGCCGCCGGAGGACTCGTTCGCGGTCGTCGGGAACGAGACGCGGCTGTCGATCCTTCGCGTGCTCCACGAACGCGCCTCGATCGGCGACCGCAGCGAGTACAGCGTCCCGTTCACCGAACTGCGAGAGGCCGTCGGCGAACCGGACAGCGGGAAGTTCAGCTATCACCTCAACCAACTACTCGGGGAGTTCGTCGAGAAGCGGCCCGAGGGGTACGCCATTCGCTACCCCGGCAAGGAACTCGTGCGGACGGTGGAAAGCGGCGCCGTTGAGGCAGCGAGCCCCGCGGTGTCCGAGCCAACGGACGCTTCCTGTTACCTGTGCGGTGCGCCGATCGCGGTGGCGTACACGAACGGCTACGTCTCCGCACAGTGCACGTCGTGTTCGGGCGCACTCGGCTTCGACTACATGCCCGAGGGGGCGCTGAGTTCGATTCCCGCCCCGCCAGCCGCCGTCGGAACCGACGTCGACGCGGCGCCGGAGGAGCTTCTGAACCGGCTCCACGGGCGTTTCTGTCACCGCGCTCGAATGTTCGGCGACGGCGGGTGTCCGCGCTGCGGGGGGCGCGTAGATGCGACCCTCCGTGCGTGTTCGTCCCACGACGACAGCGACGGTCACTGCGACGAGTGCGGAACGGCGCTGCCCGCGACCGTCCACGTGAGCTGCGAGGTGTGCTCCGAGGGCGGGATCGTCCCCCCAGCCGCCATGGTCAGCCACCGGACGCCGTTCCGCGAGGCCCTCGCGGCCGCCGGCGTCGACCGGTTGGGGTACGACGCGTTTGCCGTCACGGCAGGATGGCCACTGCACGTCGTCGACGGCGACGAGCCCGTCGTCGAGTACGACCTTCCCTCGGGACCGGTTCGGATCCTCGTCGACGGCGACACCACGATCCGGCCGGTGGAGTAA
- a CDS encoding biotin transporter BioY, translated as MSTATEDVDLVGEEIAANVARAALFAALTGVFAYVSFQLPVTSVPFTLQVLGVFLAGVFLGPVWGAASMVLYVAAGAVGAPVFAYGSAGLGSLFGQWGGYLWSYPFAASLVGLGVHGAGDLADPGSVGLGRLVGAMTVGTVVIYAFGTVGYAVVGDVGLSTAVLAAAVPFVPAEAIKAAATVAIVRSDAVIAR; from the coding sequence ATGAGTACTGCAACGGAGGACGTCGACCTCGTCGGCGAAGAAATCGCCGCCAACGTGGCGCGCGCCGCGTTGTTCGCGGCGTTGACGGGCGTGTTCGCGTACGTGTCGTTTCAGCTCCCGGTGACCTCGGTGCCCTTCACCCTGCAGGTGTTGGGCGTGTTCCTCGCCGGGGTGTTTCTGGGGCCCGTCTGGGGCGCCGCGTCGATGGTCCTCTACGTCGCCGCCGGCGCCGTTGGCGCGCCGGTGTTCGCGTACGGTTCGGCCGGGCTCGGATCGCTGTTCGGACAGTGGGGCGGCTACCTGTGGTCGTACCCGTTCGCTGCGAGCCTCGTCGGCCTCGGCGTCCACGGGGCGGGCGACCTGGCCGACCCGGGGTCAGTCGGCCTCGGCCGCCTTGTGGGTGCGATGACGGTGGGGACAGTCGTTATCTACGCGTTCGGCACCGTCGGGTACGCCGTCGTCGGCGACGTGGGGCTCTCGACCGCGGTGCTGGCCGCGGCGGTTCCCTTCGTTCCCGCGGAGGCAATCAAGGCGGCAGCGACGGTGGCGATCGTTCGCAGCGACGCCGTCATCGCGCGGTAG
- a CDS encoding energy-coupling factor ABC transporter ATP-binding protein codes for MIEVSCLTHRYGGSDGSDGNGVSGSDGDGDGAATALRDVSLRIPDGEFLVLAGANGSGKSTLVRHFNGLLSPDEGTVVVDGTPVGDDLVAARTRVGMVFQEPRDCFVAATVARDVAFGPENLGLSREEIDRRVARALAAVNLAGRGDERIDRLSGGEQERVAIAGALAMDPDHLVLDEPFAGLDEPARESVLAHLLDLQEGGTGIVLVTHDLRDVLDHADRLVVLADGEVALDAPPASAADALDDLPIRRPERC; via the coding sequence GTGATCGAGGTTAGCTGCCTCACGCACCGCTACGGCGGCAGCGACGGCAGCGACGGCAACGGCGTTTCCGGCAGCGATGGGGACGGCGACGGCGCCGCGACCGCCCTGCGCGACGTGTCTCTTCGGATCCCCGACGGGGAGTTCCTCGTGCTCGCGGGTGCCAACGGGTCCGGGAAGTCCACGCTCGTCCGCCATTTCAACGGCCTCCTCTCGCCCGACGAGGGAACGGTGGTCGTCGACGGTACTCCCGTCGGCGACGACCTCGTCGCCGCGCGAACGCGCGTCGGGATGGTGTTCCAAGAGCCGCGCGACTGCTTCGTCGCCGCGACGGTCGCCCGCGACGTGGCGTTCGGTCCGGAGAACCTCGGCCTCTCCCGCGAGGAGATCGACCGCCGAGTCGCCCGCGCGCTCGCGGCCGTGAACCTGGCCGGCCGCGGCGACGAGCGCATCGACCGGCTCTCCGGGGGAGAACAGGAGCGGGTCGCCATCGCCGGGGCGCTCGCGATGGATCCCGACCACCTCGTGCTCGACGAGCCGTTCGCCGGACTCGATGAGCCGGCCCGCGAGTCGGTTCTCGCGCATCTGCTCGACCTGCAAGAAGGCGGAACCGGGATCGTCCTCGTGACGCACGACCTGCGCGACGTGCTCGACCACGCCGACCGGCTCGTGGTCCTCGCCGACGGCGAGGTCGCGCTGGACGCACCGCCAGCCTCAGCCGCGGATGCGCTTGACGACCTTCCGATCAGGCGCCCCGAGCGATGCTGA
- a CDS encoding energy-coupling factor transporter transmembrane component T family protein produces the protein MLTYEPGDSVGHRLDARSKLLLQATFAAAAFGHTDPVGLAALTAIALGLLALASTSPAVVVAEYRGVLPFLAAAPVIESLRLSAPWIDPAAAVGPALAAYRTLLLLALVAAYVRTTPVRESEAAVATLVPGKAGRLLGLGVGLVFRFLPVLQADLARTREATAARLGGERPLHQRVQIVATAGLNRALSRTDRLADALRARCLSWNPTPPASTLGRDDAVALLLACAFAAWAAWPVYASVA, from the coding sequence ATGCTGACGTACGAGCCGGGCGACTCGGTCGGTCACCGACTCGATGCCCGCAGCAAACTCCTCCTGCAGGCGACGTTCGCGGCCGCGGCGTTCGGCCACACCGACCCGGTCGGGCTGGCGGCGCTGACTGCGATCGCGCTCGGACTGCTCGCGCTGGCGTCGACGTCGCCGGCCGTCGTGGTCGCGGAGTACCGCGGTGTGCTTCCGTTTCTCGCGGCTGCGCCCGTGATCGAGTCGCTTCGACTCTCGGCGCCATGGATCGATCCCGCCGCGGCGGTTGGCCCCGCTCTGGCTGCCTACCGGACCCTGCTGCTGCTGGCGCTGGTGGCGGCGTACGTCCGGACGACGCCCGTTCGGGAGTCCGAGGCCGCTGTCGCGACGCTCGTTCCCGGAAAGGCGGGCCGGTTACTCGGGCTCGGTGTCGGGCTCGTGTTCCGCTTTCTCCCCGTTCTCCAGGCCGATCTCGCCCGGACGCGGGAGGCGACGGCCGCGCGCCTCGGCGGCGAACGGCCGCTGCACCAGCGAGTGCAGATCGTTGCGACCGCGGGGCTGAACCGCGCCTTGTCGCGCACCGACCGGCTGGCCGACGCGCTCCGCGCCCGGTGCCTCTCCTGGAACCCGACGCCGCCGGCGTCGACGCTCGGTCGCGACGACGCCGTAGCGCTGCTGCTGGCGTGTGCCTTCGCGGCGTGGGCCGCGTGGCCGGTGTACGCCAGTGTTGCGTGA
- a CDS encoding aldo/keto reductase — MIEDSDFPGAAAAGTFDLDGETTVNRMGFGAMRLCGADIVGPPADEENAREVARSAVEFGVDFVDTADSYGPGTSERLLREAGVVDDAVVATKAGLLREAGGDWLPHGDPDYIRNQVLVSKDRLGVDTLDLYQFHRPDPETPFADSVAAFAELKDEGHVEHVGLSNVSVEQLDEAREQVDIATVQNQYNVANREDEAVLRACEDAGIGFIPWFPLGAGDLGAVGETLDAVAAAHDATRRQVALAWLLAHSDVTIPIPGTASVEHLRENVAAASLSLSDAEVARLVDAGE, encoded by the coding sequence ATGATTGAGGACTCTGACTTCCCGGGCGCGGCGGCCGCAGGGACGTTCGACCTAGACGGCGAGACGACCGTGAACCGGATGGGATTCGGTGCGATGCGTCTGTGTGGAGCGGACATCGTCGGCCCGCCGGCCGACGAGGAGAACGCCCGCGAGGTCGCGCGAAGCGCCGTTGAGTTCGGCGTCGACTTCGTCGACACGGCCGACTCCTACGGACCGGGTACCTCCGAGCGGCTGTTACGTGAGGCGGGGGTCGTCGACGACGCGGTAGTGGCGACGAAGGCCGGACTCCTCCGGGAGGCGGGCGGCGACTGGCTCCCGCACGGCGACCCCGATTACATCCGAAACCAGGTGCTCGTCAGCAAGGACCGCCTCGGCGTCGACACCCTCGACCTGTACCAGTTCCACCGCCCGGACCCGGAGACGCCGTTCGCCGACAGCGTGGCCGCGTTCGCGGAGCTGAAAGACGAGGGTCACGTCGAGCACGTCGGACTCTCGAACGTCTCCGTCGAGCAGTTGGACGAGGCGCGCGAGCAGGTTGACATCGCGACCGTCCAGAACCAGTACAACGTCGCCAACCGAGAGGACGAGGCCGTCTTGCGTGCGTGTGAGGACGCCGGTATCGGCTTCATCCCGTGGTTCCCGCTCGGCGCCGGCGACCTCGGCGCCGTCGGCGAGACGCTCGACGCGGTCGCCGCCGCTCACGACGCGACCCGGCGACAGGTAGCGCTCGCGTGGTTACTCGCCCACTCGGACGTCACGATCCCGATCCCCGGCACTGCGAGCGTCGAGCACCTGCGCGAGAACGTGGCCGCCGCGTCGCTGTCGCTCTCGGATGCGGAGGTCGCCCGACTCGTCGACGCCGGGGAGTGA
- a CDS encoding phosphoribosylamine--glycine ligase, whose amino-acid sequence MAEYSFLFVSADAALITDLAWQVHREGHDVKYYIEAEQDREVGDGFVPKTDDWEAEVEWADVIIFDDIWVGPDVGTGALAQELREKGKAVVGGTPNTDHLEEDRGYAMEVLEDHGVNTVEHHIFDNFDAGIQHVQENPAPYVIKPLGEVQNVKRLLYVGNEDDGSDVVDVLQAYKKAWGHRMKGFQLQRKVEGVEVAICGFFNGNEFIDQVNFNFEHKKLFPGNIGPSTGEMGTAMFWAGQNKLFKETFGKIEDWLANEGYVGSIDINCIINQHGIYPLEFTPRFGYPTIALQEESIESSTGQFFYDLAHGTKPDVDVHNGYQIAVRVVLPPFPFDDEQTYDENSRNAAVVFETESRDGIHLEDAKNVDGQWRVAGDNGMPIVVTGKGETMHAARNQAYDRIDDIVMPNMYYRDDIGERWVNGDGDRLQAWGYLGPA is encoded by the coding sequence ATGGCCGAGTACTCGTTCCTGTTCGTGTCCGCTGACGCCGCGCTGATCACCGATCTCGCCTGGCAGGTCCACCGGGAGGGACACGACGTGAAGTACTACATCGAGGCCGAACAGGACAGGGAGGTCGGCGACGGCTTCGTCCCGAAGACCGACGACTGGGAAGCAGAAGTCGAGTGGGCCGACGTCATCATCTTCGACGACATCTGGGTCGGCCCGGATGTCGGAACCGGCGCGCTCGCGCAGGAACTCCGTGAGAAAGGGAAAGCTGTCGTCGGCGGGACACCAAACACCGATCATCTCGAAGAGGATCGCGGCTACGCGATGGAGGTGCTCGAAGATCACGGTGTGAATACCGTCGAACACCACATCTTCGATAATTTCGACGCAGGGATACAGCACGTTCAAGAGAATCCTGCCCCGTATGTGATCAAACCGCTCGGCGAAGTGCAGAACGTCAAGCGCCTACTGTACGTTGGGAACGAGGACGACGGGAGTGACGTCGTAGACGTGTTGCAGGCGTACAAGAAGGCGTGGGGGCACCGGATGAAGGGCTTCCAGCTGCAACGCAAAGTGGAGGGTGTTGAAGTCGCTATCTGCGGGTTCTTCAACGGGAACGAGTTCATTGACCAAGTCAATTTTAATTTTGAGCATAAGAAATTATTCCCAGGAAACATCGGTCCCTCCACCGGCGAGATGGGGACCGCAATGTTCTGGGCTGGCCAGAACAAACTCTTCAAGGAAACCTTCGGGAAAATCGAAGACTGGCTCGCCAACGAGGGGTACGTCGGGAGCATCGACATCAACTGTATCATCAATCAACACGGGATTTACCCGTTGGAGTTCACGCCGCGGTTCGGGTACCCGACGATCGCGCTGCAGGAAGAGTCGATCGAGTCGTCTACCGGACAATTCTTCTATGATCTCGCGCACGGCACCAAGCCAGACGTAGACGTTCACAACGGGTACCAAATCGCTGTGCGAGTCGTCCTGCCACCGTTCCCGTTCGACGACGAGCAGACGTACGACGAGAACTCCCGGAACGCGGCCGTGGTGTTCGAAACGGAGAGCCGCGACGGTATTCATCTTGAAGATGCCAAGAACGTAGACGGGCAGTGGCGCGTCGCCGGTGATAACGGGATGCCCATCGTCGTGACTGGCAAGGGTGAGACGATGCACGCAGCACGGAACCAAGCATACGACCGGATCGACGACATCGTCATGCCGAACATGTACTACCGCGACGACATCGGCGAGCGGTGGGTCAACGGTGACGGCGACCGGCTCCAGGCGTGGGGGTATCTCGGCCCCGCGTGA
- a CDS encoding TetR/AcrR family transcriptional regulator translates to MSQEHDTQTAFMEATYRALCTHGYADLTMQDIADETDKSKAALHYHFDGKDDLFREFLAYLHEGFTEKIADHPDAPPVTQLVALVRRVLDPVDDESDQQFNTAFMEIKAQAPYRDGYRTVLRRFDTDLRTEIADLVRAAIEDGQYPEDTDSEEVAEHVLTYIHGTWTRAAAVGADVVAMREHLVDDLLDMLVEDANVSADVETAVESAPSDAAGSE, encoded by the coding sequence ATGAGCCAGGAGCACGACACCCAGACGGCGTTCATGGAGGCGACGTACCGCGCGCTGTGCACCCACGGGTACGCCGACCTCACCATGCAGGACATCGCCGACGAGACCGACAAGAGCAAAGCGGCCCTCCACTACCACTTCGACGGGAAGGACGACCTCTTTCGCGAGTTCCTCGCGTACCTCCACGAGGGATTCACCGAGAAGATCGCGGACCACCCAGACGCCCCTCCGGTGACGCAGTTGGTCGCACTCGTTCGTCGCGTGCTCGACCCCGTGGACGACGAGTCCGACCAGCAGTTCAACACGGCGTTCATGGAGATCAAAGCGCAGGCGCCGTACCGCGACGGCTACCGTACGGTGCTGCGGCGGTTCGACACCGACCTCCGAACCGAAATCGCCGACCTCGTTCGCGCGGCGATCGAGGACGGCCAGTACCCGGAGGACACCGACTCGGAGGAGGTCGCAGAGCACGTCCTCACGTACATCCACGGGACGTGGACCCGAGCGGCCGCCGTCGGCGCCGACGTGGTGGCGATGCGCGAGCACCTCGTCGACGACCTCCTCGACATGCTGGTCGAGGACGCGAACGTCTCGGCCGACGTTGAGACCGCCGTTGAGAGCGCCCCGAGCGACGCGGCGGGGTCCGAATGA
- a CDS encoding MATE family efflux transporter — MTPRERLSTVFKGRDEFDLTDGSIGKPLFYLSLPIVVTNLLQTAYNLADTLWLGRYSTEALAAISFAFPMVFLLFSLGMGVTVAGSVLVAQHVGADEEEEAKYAASQTVSFAIIVSLVLGGIGYLVVGDLLGLLGASPEVLPLATDYMRVISSGLVFMFGFFVFTALMRGYGDTITPMLVMLLTVVVNIVIDPFLIFGWWVFPELGVAGAAYATIFSRALAFVVGMAIMLRGTRGVQIVPRDMVPNLSYAKKILRIGVPASIEGTGRSLSVNLMLVIVGLFPTTVVAGYGIGVRVFSVIFLPAIAVARGVETMTGQNIGAEKPDRAAAAAGIAAKTMLAILGALGVVVILTARPIAAVFTDDPAVITVTADFLRWVAPTFGFIGVMRAYTGSFRGAGKTMTAAAISILMLGVIRLPVALGLARPDILGLPLPAFDSTGIWIAFAVSNTAGAIIAYLWYQRGTWRDADPRGDVPVGDDEDEEGSDAAVAPTDD; from the coding sequence ATGACTCCCCGAGAACGCCTCTCGACGGTGTTCAAGGGGCGAGACGAGTTCGACCTCACCGACGGAAGCATCGGGAAGCCGCTGTTTTACCTCTCGCTACCGATCGTCGTCACCAACCTGCTGCAGACGGCGTACAATCTCGCGGACACGCTCTGGCTCGGTCGCTACAGCACCGAGGCGCTGGCGGCCATCTCGTTCGCGTTCCCGATGGTGTTCCTCCTGTTCTCGCTCGGGATGGGGGTCACCGTCGCGGGCTCGGTGCTCGTGGCACAACACGTCGGCGCGGACGAGGAGGAGGAAGCGAAGTACGCCGCCTCACAGACTGTCTCGTTCGCGATCATCGTGTCGCTGGTCCTCGGCGGCATCGGCTACTTGGTCGTCGGGGACCTCCTCGGCCTGCTCGGCGCGTCTCCGGAGGTGCTCCCGCTCGCGACGGACTACATGCGGGTCATCTCCTCGGGGCTGGTGTTCATGTTCGGCTTCTTCGTGTTCACCGCGCTCATGCGCGGGTACGGCGACACGATCACGCCGATGCTGGTGATGCTGCTCACGGTCGTCGTGAACATCGTCATCGACCCGTTCCTCATCTTCGGGTGGTGGGTCTTCCCCGAGCTCGGCGTCGCCGGCGCCGCGTACGCGACGATCTTCTCGCGGGCGCTGGCGTTCGTCGTCGGCATGGCGATCATGCTACGCGGCACTCGCGGCGTGCAGATCGTCCCCCGCGACATGGTGCCGAACCTCTCGTACGCGAAGAAGATCCTCCGGATCGGCGTCCCCGCATCGATCGAGGGGACCGGCCGCTCGCTGTCGGTGAACCTGATGCTCGTCATCGTCGGCCTGTTTCCGACGACCGTCGTCGCCGGGTACGGAATCGGCGTGCGCGTGTTCTCGGTGATCTTCCTCCCGGCGATCGCCGTCGCTCGCGGCGTGGAGACGATGACCGGACAGAACATCGGCGCCGAAAAGCCCGACCGAGCCGCGGCCGCCGCCGGCATCGCCGCCAAGACCATGCTCGCCATACTCGGCGCGCTGGGGGTCGTGGTGATCCTCACCGCCCGTCCCATCGCCGCGGTGTTCACCGACGACCCCGCCGTTATCACGGTGACCGCGGACTTCCTGCGCTGGGTCGCCCCGACGTTCGGCTTCATCGGCGTGATGCGAGCATACACCGGCAGCTTCCGAGGCGCGGGAAAGACGATGACCGCCGCCGCCATTTCGATCCTGATGCTCGGCGTCATCAGGCTCCCGGTCGCCCTGGGACTCGCGCGCCCGGACATTCTCGGGCTCCCGCTGCCGGCGTTCGACTCGACGGGGATCTGGATCGCCTTCGCGGTCTCGAACACGGCAGGGGCGATCATCGCGTACCTCTGGTACCAGCGCGGCACCTGGCGCGATGCCGACCCTCGCGGGGACGTGCCCGTCGGCGACGACGAGGACGAGGAGGGCTCGGACGCGGCCGTCGCACCGACTGACGACTAA